In Bacillus sp. DX3.1, the following proteins share a genomic window:
- a CDS encoding NUDIX domain-containing protein, translating to MTMLYKKKVYAYITREKDGVMQLLVFTHRDVPDAGAQVPGGTVDERETLKEAVLREVFEEAGLRHIFIERFIDDYIIYVKEKQEYEKHHFFHMTLLTDVKDTWDHTVSAGEEDQDLVFSYKWIDVTKASVLAGKQGEFVHILEEMYV from the coding sequence ATGACGATGTTATATAAGAAAAAAGTATATGCATATATTACGAGGGAAAAAGATGGTGTTATGCAATTGCTTGTTTTTACACATCGCGATGTGCCAGATGCAGGTGCACAAGTCCCAGGTGGAACGGTTGACGAGCGAGAAACATTGAAAGAAGCAGTATTACGCGAAGTTTTTGAGGAAGCGGGACTCCGTCATATCTTTATCGAACGTTTTATTGACGATTACATTATTTATGTAAAAGAGAAGCAGGAATATGAAAAACATCACTTTTTCCACATGACGTTATTAACAGATGTAAAGGATACTTGGGATCATACGGTGAGCGCAGGAGAAGAGGACCAAGATCTTGTGTTTTCTTATAAATGGATCGATGTGACAAAAGCTTCAGTTTTAGCAGGAAAACAAGGTGAATTTGTTCATATACTAGAAGAAATGTATGTATAA